GGCCCACGCCCAGGTGGTGGGCTTTTCCCGCGCGCTGAACGCCGAAGCCATCGCCAAGCTCAAACCCACCCTGGTGCTGGGCAGCGCCGCCGCCCAGCCGCCGACGCTGTGGCCGCAGCTGAAGCAGCTGAAGTTCCGCGCCGAGGCGGTCAGCGCCCGCGAAGACGGCCGCGACTTCGCCGAGGCCATCCGCAAGGTGGGCTCGCTGCTGGGCCGCGACGCCGCCGCCGCCAAGCTGGCGGCCGACTGGCAGCGCGGCATGCAGCCCCGCGCCGGCCGAACCGTGCGCTACCTGGTCAGCTACGACGGCAGCCTGGTCGCCGGCGGCGAGACTGCTCCCGACACCCTGATCCGCGCCGCCGGCGGCGTCAACGCCGCGGCCGGCCTCAACGGTTTCAAGCCGCTGGCGCGCGACGCCTGGCAAGCGCTGAAGCCGGACGTGATCATCCTGGGCAGCCACACCGCCGCCGCATACGGCGGCAAGGACGCCTTCGCCAGACGCCCGGAGATCGCCGCCACGCCCGCCGGCAAACAGGGGCGCATCTACCTGCTGCCGCCGCAGCAGGGCATGCTGATCGGCCTGGGCAGCCCGGAGGTGGTCGAACGGATGGTGAGGATGTGAGCGGCGCCCGACTGCTGTGGCCTGTCCTGGTCATCGCCAGCGCGGCGCTGCCGCTGCTGGCGCTGGCCAGTTCCGCCGGCCACTTGGCATGGCCCAATCTGGCGGATCCGCTGGTCGCCGAACTGCGCCTGCCGCGCGTGGTCGCCGCGCTCGGCGTCGGCGCGGCGCTGGCCGCCAGCGGCGCCGCGCTGCAGGCGCTGTTCCGCAATCCGCTGGCCGATCCCGGCCTGATCGGCACCTCGAGCGGCGCCGCGCTGGCGGTGATCGCGGTGCTGGCGCTGGGCATGGCTGGCCTGTCGCTGCCGCTGGCGGCCTTCGGCGGCGGCCTGGCCGCCACCTGGCTGATCCTGGCGCTGGCGCGTCTGGCCAAAGGCGGCCTGGCCGGCCTGCTGCTGATGGGGCTGGTGGTCGGCGCGTTCTGCGGCGCGGTGTCCAGCCTGATTCTGTTCCTGTCCGACGACCTGACGCTGCGCGCCGCCAGCAGCTGGCTGGCCGGCAACCTGGGATCGGCGCTGCCCGGCCGGCTGTGGCCGTGCCTGCTGATCGCCGGGTTCGGCGTCGCGCTGCTGTGCGCGATAGGGCGCGACCTGGACTGCCTGCTGCTGGGCGAGGAGACCGCCCGCTCGCTGGGCATAGACACCCGCCGCACCCGGCGGCTGGCCGCCATCGGCGCGGCGCTGGCCACCGGCGGCGCGGTGGCGCTGTCCGGCGTGATCGGCTTCGTGGGCATGATGATTCCCAACGCGCTGGCGCTGCTGGTCGGCGGCTGCCGCCGCAAGCTGATCCTGACATCGGCGTGGGCCGGTGCGCTGTTCCTGCTGGCGGTGGACACGCTGGCGCGCAACATCGCCTGGCCGCTTGACCTGCCGGTGGGGCTGATGGCCGCCTTCGCCGGCCCGCCCTTCTTCATCTGGCTTTTCCGCCGCCAACAACGGAGCCCCCGCGATGCCTGACACCCATACTCTGAAAGCGCGCGAACTCGGTTACAGCGTGAACGGCCGCGCGCTGCTGCGCGACATCCGCCTGGACCTGCCTGCCGGCCAGGTCAGCGCGCTGCTCGGCCCCAACGGCGCCGGCAAGACCACGTTGCTGCGGCTGCTGGCCGGCCTGGCCGTTCCCAGCCAAGGCGCGGTGCGCCTGGACGGCCAGTGCGTCTGCCGGATGGACGCGCTGCAGCGCGCCCGGCGCATCGCCTGGGTGCCGCAACACTTGCCCGCCGACATTCCGCTGACGGTGGCGGAGTTTGTCGCCCTGGGCCGCATGCCCTATCTGGGCGCCTTCACCCGCCCGTCGCCGTCCGACCGGACCGCGGTGGCCGAAGCGCTGGCCACCGTGGAAATGGACGGCCACGCGGCCAAGCGGCTGGACGCGCTGTCGGGCGGCGAACGCCAGCGGGTCGCCATCGCCCGCGCGCTGGCGCAGCAAGCGCCGGTCATCCTGCTGGACGAGCCGACCAACCACCTGGACCTGCGCCACCAGCACAAGCTGCAGCTGCTGCTGCGCGAACTCGCCGCCCAGGGCAAGACCGTCGCCCAGGTGCTGCATGATCTGCAGCTGGCGGCCGAGTACGCGGATCGGGTGGCGCTGCTGAGCGACGGGCGGCTGCTGGCCGAGGGCCAGCCGCGCGCGGTGCTGACGCCGGAACGGCTGCTGGCGGTATACCGCTGGCCGGTGCGGCTGGAACACCGCGCCACGCACCGGCGGGCCGCCTGAAACACAAAAGCCGCCTCCCGGATGCCGGGGGCGGCTTTTTGCGCGACGGCTCCCCGCCTTACTTCAGCGCGTAGATCGCCGGCAGGTTGCGCCAGGCGCCGCGCACGTCCATGCCGTAGCCGAACACGTAGCGGTCCGGCACGTCCAGACCGACGAAGTCGGCCGCCAGCGGCTTTTCCTTGCTGATCAGTTTGTTGGCGAACACGCCGCTGTAGAAAGCCTTCGCGCCCATGCTCATCACCTTGTCGCGGATGGCGGCCATGGTGTGGCCCTCGTCCAGGATGTCGTCCAGCACCAGCACCACGCGGTCGCGCACATCTTCCTTCGGCGCCTGCTTCCACACCAGCTCGCCGCCGTGGGTCTTGTCGCCGTAGCGGGACACGTGGACGTAGTCGAAATCCAGCGGGAAGGCCAGGCGCGGCAGCAACTGGCCGGTGAACACCACGGCGCCGCCCATCACGGACAGCACCAGCGGGTATTCTTCGCCCAGCTTTTCGGTGATTTCCACCGCCATGCGATCGACGGCGGCGCTGACTTGCTCGGCGGTGAACAGCACGTCGGAGCTGTTGATCAGACCGCGGGCTTCGGCAATATTAGGCATGATGACTCCTTGAACAGAACAGGCGGCGCCGCCCGCGGGCGGCGCAATGGGAAAAACGGTCAGTCGAGCTTCAGCTCGCGCAGGAAGGCGGCGAAATCGCCGGCCACCTCATTGTGCTTCAAACCATAGTTGACCGTGGCCTTCAGATAGCCCAGCTTGGAGCCGCAATCGTAGCGGGTGCCCTTGAAGGGCAAGGCCAGCACCGGCTCGTTCTTCATCAGCGCGGCGATGCCGTCGGTCAGCTGGATTTCGCCGCCGGCGCCGGCTGCGGTGTTGACCAGCTTGTCGAAGATGCGCGGGGTCAGGATATAGCGGCCGACCACGGCCAGATTGGACGGCGCCTCTTCCGGGCGCGGCTTCTCCACGATGTGCTCTACGCGCTGATGGCCTTGCGCATTTGCGGCCACCTTGACGATGCCATAGGAGCCGGTCTCTTCCGGCGCCACGGTCTCCACGCCCAGGATGGACGAGTGGGTCTCGTCGAACAGGCGCACCATCTGCTCCATCGCGCCCGGCGCGCCTTCGATCAAATCGTCGGCCAGAATCACCGCAAACGGCTCGTCTCCCACCACCGGGCGCGCGCACAGCACGGCATGGCCCAGGCCCAGCGCCTCGGTCTGGCGGATATAGATGCAGCTGACAGAAGGCGGAATGATTTCCTGCACCAGCTGCAGCAGCTTCTGCTTGTTCTTGTATTCGAGCTCGGTCTCCAGCTCGTAGGCTTTGTCGAAATGGTCCTCGATCGAACGCTTGTTGCGGCCGGTGATGAAGATCAGCTCGGTCATGCCGGCGGCGATCGCCTCCTCCACCGCGTACTGGATCAGCGGCTTGTCGACGACGGGCAGCATCTCCTTGGGACTGGCCTTGGTGGCGGGCAGGAAACGGGTGCCCAGACCGGCCACCGGAAATACCGCTTTGGTGATTTTCTTCATCTCAAACTCCGCAATCCATGTCGATCAGGCTAGATAACAGCGCCGCATTCTAGCCCGACTTCGCTCAAGGTCAAAATGTCTGTCGTCCAGCCAGCGCCTCAGCGATCTGCTTCAGCATGGGCTCCCAGGCGCCGGGCGCCGGCTGCCGCCACAATTTCACCGATGGATACCACGGCGCGGTTTCGGCATCTGCCAGGAAGAACGGCGCGCTCTCGGCCCGCAGCAAGGCCCATACCGGCCGCCCCATCGCGCCAGCCAGATGCAGGATGGCGGTGTCGACGCAGATTACCAGGTCCATCTGCGCGGCCAGCGCCGCGGTATCGGCGAAATCGCTGATCGGACAGGCGCGGACCCAATCGCTCAGCTCGGCGGGAACCCCTCCCGGCTGCAGGGCGATGAACTCGATGCCGGGAACCCGGCAGATTTCGGCGAATAGTCCGGCAGGGATAGATTTGTGCTGGCGCCCCAGATCGGCGACGCCGACCCCCCAAAGGCCGCTCTCCCACACCACGCCCACTCTGCGCCGGCTCGCCGCCGGCAGCGGCGGCACCATGCCGCCGGGCACGCGCAGATAGGGTTCGGTCGGCAAATTGTCCAGCGTGATGCCCAGCAGCCACGGCAAGGACATCAGCGGCAACTGGCAGTCATGCTCAGGCAGCGCATCGGCCGGCAGCAGGCTCACGCCGTCGAATTGCGCGAACAATCTATGAAAGGAGACCGGGCAGGCCAGCAACAGCCTGGCCTGCGGATGCGCGCGCCGCAAGCAGGACAGCAGCCTGACCATCTGCAGGCTGTCCCCCAGCCCCTGCTCCGACCACAGCAGCAGCGTGCGTTCGCCCAGCGCTTCGCCCTGCCAGCGCTTTTGGGTCAACCTCGGCCTGAGCACGCTGCGCCAGCGCGCCTCGTACAGCGGCCAGGCTTCGGCGTAACGGCCCGCAGTCAGCAAGGTGATGGACTGGTTGAACTGCAGGTTGGCATCATCCGGCGCCAGCTCCAGTCCCTTGCGCTGCACCTCGATCGCCGCATCCAGCATCAGCGCGCAGCTATAGGCATTGCCCAGATTGCTGTAACGCGCGACCGAAGGCCCGGCGATGGCCAATGCGTTCTGCTGGCAGGCGATCGCATCCTGGTAGCGCCGCTGGTGCTGCCGCACGATCCCCAGATTGCTCCAGGCGTCGACATGGGCGGGCTCCGCGGCCAGCACCTCCTCCAGCAAGGCCGCGGCTAAATCCAGCTCCCCCAGCTCCTTCAACAGCACCGCCAGATTGCTTTTTATATTGCAGGAAGACGGATTCAGCGCGGCGGCGGCCAGATAGTCCTCCAGCGCGCCTGACAGATCCTCGCGCTGCACCTTGGCATTGCCGCGATTGGCAAGCGCCTGCCAGTCGCGCGGATTCAGGGACAGGCAGTGGTCGAAGGCCTCGATCGCGCCCAGCCAGTCGCAGCGGGCCGCGCATTGATTGCCTTTGTCGAAATAGGCTGTCGCCATCGCAGCAGATGTCATCTCAACCTCGTTCAGTTACCCGCCAGCAAGGCTTGCAGGCCTGCCTCGTCCAGTATCGCCACGCCCAGTTCCTGCGCCTTGGCGAGCTTGCCGCCCGCCTCCTCGCCGGCCACCACGTAGTGGGTTTTCTTGGACACGCTGCCGGACACCTTGCCGCCGGCGGCCTCGATCAGCGCCTTGGCCTGATCGCGGCTCAGCGTGGGCAGCGTGCCGGTCAGCACCAGCGTCTTGCCTTCCAGCGGCAGCGCCGCCGCCTCGGCCGCGGCCGGCAGGCTGGCAAGGATCTCGTCCCGCAGGCCGGCCAGGCTGGCCAGCGCCGCGCGGCGGCCCGGTTCGTCCAGCCAGTCGGCCAGGGCGTTGACCACCTCGGCCGGCAGTTCCAGCGCCAGCAACGCGCGGCGCTCGCTCTGCCCCAGCCAGGCCAGGCTGCGCTGCGCGGCCAGTTGCTGGCTGCGCACCTCGGTCAGCCGCGGAATGGCCAGCCGCGCCAGCAGCGACGCGTCGTCCAGCCGCTCGCGCAGCTTGGGCGACGGCGCATGCTCGTCGGCCGGCTTCACTTCGGCCAGCAAGGCGTCCAGCGCCTTTTCATTGTTGTCCTCGGCGAAAAAATCGGCCAGCGAATCGGCCACCACGCCGCCGATGTCCGGCAGCGCGGCGAACAACGCCGCCGGACAGCGGCGGATCAGCGCCATGGTGCCCAGCCAGTCGGCCAGCGTCTTGGCGGTGGATTCGCCGACATGGCGGATGCCCAGCGCGAACAGGAGTCGGGCCAGCGGCGGCGCGCGGCTGGCGTCTATCGCCTCGATCAGGTTTTCCGCCCACTTGCTGGCCACCTTGCCGGCCTTCACCGTCTCCGGCGTCACGCCCTCGTCCTCGTCGGCGCGGCGCTTCATCTCCAGCAGGTCTTCCAGCTTCAGCCGGTACAGGTCGGCCACGCCCTGGACATAACCGTACTCGACCAGCTTGTCGATATAGCGCTCGCCCAGGCCGTCAATGTCCATCATGCGGCGGCCGGCGAAGTGCTGGATCGCCTGGCTGCGCTGGGCACGGCAGGACAGCCCGCCCGAGCAGCGGGCGATGGCCTCGCCCTCCTCGCGCACCACGTGGCTGCCGCACACCGGGCAGGCGGTCGGCAAGCGGTAGGCCGGGTATCGCGGCTCCTCGCCGGCACTGAACAGGTCGCCGCCTTCGGCCGGCTGCATCGGCCGCTGCGCCAGCACCACCGACACCACCTCGGGAATCACGTCGCCGGCGCGGCGCACCACCACGGTGTCGCCGACGCGCACGTCCTTGCGCCGCACCTCGTCCTCATTGTGCAGCGTGGCGTTGGTGACGGTGACGCCGCCGACGAAGACCGGCTTCAGCCGCGCCACCGGCGTGATGGCGCCGGTGCGGCCCACCTGCTCCTCGATCGCCTCGACGCAGGTCAGCGCTTCCTCCGCCGGGAATTTGTGGGCGATGGCCCAGCGCGGCGCGCGCGACACGAAACCCAGCGCCTCCTGCTGGTCGCGCCGGTTCACCTTGTACACCACGCCGTCTATCTCGAAGGGCAGGCCGGCGCGGGCCGTCAGCACCGCCTCGTAATAGCCGGCCAGGCCGGCTGCGCCGCTGACCACCGGCCGCAGGCTGTCCATGACCACCGGAAAACCCAGCGTTTTCAGCCAGGCCATCTCGCCGGCGTGCGTCGCCGGCCAGTCAGCCCCGCCGACCTGGGCGATGGAATAAGCGAAGAACGACAGCCGGCGCTGCGCGGTGATGCGCGAATCCAGCTGGCGCAGACTACCGGCGGCGGCGTTGCGCGGATTGGCGAAGGTCTTGTCGCCGCGGGCGATCTGATCGGCGTTCAGCCGCTCGAAGTCGCGCTTCAGCATCAGCACCTCGCCGCGCACCTCCAGCAGCGCCGGCGGATTCGCGCCATCCAGCTTCAGCGGAATCGCGCGTATGGTGCGCACGTTCTCGGTCACCTGCTCGCCGGCCACGCCGTCGCCGCGGGTGGCGGCGCGGGTCAGCACGCCGTTCTCGTACAGCAGGGAGATAGCCAGGCCGTCGAACTTGGGTTCGGTCGCGTACTCCACCTCGGCCGCGTCCAGTCCCTTGCGCACCCGCTCGTCGAACTGGATCAGCTCGGAGTGGCGCTCGGCCGGGTCGGTCAGCTGCATGTCGGAGAAAGCGTTGGACAGGGACAGCATAGGCACCGCGTGCACGACGCTGACGAACTCGTCCAGCGGCGCGCCGCCGACGCGGCGGGTCGGCGAATCGGAGACCGCCAGTTCCGGATGCGCCTCTTCCAGCGCCTGCAGCTCGCGGAACAGGCGGTCGTATTCGGCGTCGGGCACCGTCGGCGCGTCCAGCACATAATATTCATGGCCGTAGCGGTTCAGCAGCTCGCGCAGCTCGGCTGCGCGCAATTCATTTGCGGTCATCGGAAACTCTCGAACGGCAAAAGGGCCGGCAAAGCCGGCCCCGGGTATCGTCAAATCATCGTTCAGGCGAACAGGCGCAGGGCCGCCACGCTGCCCGGCGCGATGCCGCGGTCGTCCATGCTGCCATAGATGTGCAGCAGCTGGTCGCGGATGCGGGCCAGCCCCGTCTCGCTCAGCACGCGGCGGTTGTCGTCCACCAGCTGGGCGTCGAACTCCTGCGCCAGCTGGCGCGCGAAATGCACGGCGCGGTCGAACACGTCGACGCCGCCGGCGACGCGTGGCACGTCGAACAACAGCGTCAGCGCCGGGAAGGACTTGTCCAGCAGCGTGTGGAAAGTGAACGGCATCTGGTCGGCAGCCACCAGCGAATAGAGAGTATTGCCGGAATCGGCCAGGTAGTGGAAGGCGCCGTCCGGCTCCAGCTGCAGTCCGGCCGCCTCGGCGAAGCTGCGCAGGCGCGCGCCCTCGATGGCCGATCGGGGCACGATGTTGATGCCGATCAGCACGTCGACGTCGGCGCAGAAGCGGTCCAGCTCGCGCGCGGCCACCAGCTTCTGCTGGCGCTGCGGGAAGCTGACGGCGGCGTCATGGTCCTCGGCGAAGCGCGACACCTGCTGGCAGAAGGCGGCGAGCTCCTGCTCGGTCACCGCGCCGGAGCGGTCCACCATCTGCATGCTGACGTTGATCTGCTTGTAGCGGGTGCCCGGCAGCGCCTCGGCCACCTTCCACAGGCCGCGTTCGGTGCGGCCGATCAGTTGGGTGCGCTTGCCGACGTTGAAGCGCGGCATCGCGGCCAGCTCGTGCGGCTCGTGGAACACCACCTCGGCGATGAAGTCCAGCGACGGATCCAGCATCGCGACCACCAGCGCCTGGTGGTCGGCGGAGTCCATCGCCAGCTCGGCCTCGTCCTCCTCGTCTATCACCGGCACGTCGAACTGCGGCGCGGCCGGCTCCTGTCTGGCAGGATGCGCGGCCGGCTCGCGGGCGACGGGCGCCTGTTCGGGAAACTGCGGCTCGAACGCCAGCGCGTCATCCTCCGGCTCCAGCTCCGCGTCCACCAGCACCGGCTCCATCCTGTCGGCTCGCACGCCGTCGCGGACATTGTTCTTGGGAACGTCCAGCAATACGTCATCATGGGCGCGCGCGAACGCCTGCTGCGTCCGCTTGCGGAAACGCCATTCCTGGAACACGTTGAAACCGACAACCAGGGCGATCACGCCGCCGCCCAATATCAATACACCAATCTGCAATTCGCTCATTAGCCAGTCCGCATTAAGGCGAATAATCGAAGCCGCCTGTCCAAAACCATCAAGAGCCGGTAAACAAGCGCCCTGACGCCGCGCCCCGCGCCGATCGCCCCGGATGCCCGCCCGTTTCTTGCGGCGATGCTTTTCAGGCAGCTTCCCGTTATTATCCTGTCCCTGCCCGGCCGCCGTTTTCCGGCTGCCGGCCCGCCGCTCGCGGGCATTTCTCGCTCATTATAACGAAAGCCCGCCTCGGCGCACCATTTGGCAATGCCCTGGCGCTTGACAAAAACCGATTCCAGGCTGGCGTCATGCCGAAATCCGGCATTCCCCGCGCTGCCATCGATCGATCCGCCTTGTTTACTGCCGATAAGGACAGGCCGATCTAGAAAATTTTGTCTGGATGAACATGACATTTCAGACAGGCGAATTTATCCAGAGCGCGTGTCAGAATTGTAGGTGACTCTGTCAATTAGGGCCTTACTCTGTACCACTCTGCTTAAGAACAGCACGGGGACTCTTTCGATGAAAAAATCCGATCAAGCCAGTTTCCTGCCTGTCGTACGCGAACTGTCGCGCACCTATCAGGCCTTTGAACAGTTCGCCAGCTACAATATCCGCCGGCTGGGACTGACACCGCCGCAATTCGACGTGGTCACCACGCTGGGCAACAGCCAAGGGATGAACTGCAAGGAGCTGTCCGATCACACGCTGATCACCAAGGGCACGCTGACCGGCGTGCTGGACCGCCTGGAAGACAAGGGCATCGTCACCCGCAGCATGCAGCCCAACGACCGCCGCAGCGTATTCGTGGCTTTGACCCCGTACGGCCAGCAATTGTTCAATGACGCCTTCCCGGCCCATCTTGACTACATGCACAACGCCTTCCAACAATTCGGCGAGCAGGACCTCTCCGGATTCTGCAACGAGCTTGGCCGCCTGCGCGCCAGCTTCAGCCAGGCGCTGGAGCAGCAGGAAAACACGCCGGCCTGAGCCGCCGGCGGGGCGCTAGCGCCCCTTCACCTCGAAGCGCACCGGCACCGTCCAGTCGGACTCCACCGGTTTGCCGCTGCGCTTCGCGGGAACGAAACGCCACCTCGACACAGCATCGGTAGCGGCTTGATCCAGCCGCCTGAAACCGCTGCTGCGCGCCACCGTCACCGCCAGCACCCGGCCGTCCACGCCAGCTCTGACGCTGAGCGTCACCACGCCCTCCTCTCCGAGTTGGCGGGAACGCTCCGGATACGCGGGTTGCGGATTCTCCAGATACGCCGGCGCGTATGAGGCGTCGCTGTCCCCGCCCCCTTTGAGCGCGCCCGTATCGGCGCCCTCCGTCTTTCCCGCTCGATTTCCGCCGGTGAGTGCAGCAAGTCCGCCAGGTCCAACGCCATCCTTCGGCTCCGTCTTCCATTCTCGTCCCGCCCATTCCGGCGTTGCGGGCACAGGCGAGCCAACGCGTCTTTTCTCCGCCTCCGGATGACCAATGCCTGGCCGACGCCCGCCTGCCGCCGCCGGCCTGCCCGGCGGCGGGGAGCCATAGCGGGCTGGGTCCGAACGAATGGCCGCGCGGTCAGCAGAAGGCGAGCCGGCCGGCCTCAACGCCAGCACCAGCGGCGCCGTATCAGCGGGCGGCGCCGTGGCGCGGCCGTCCAGCGCCAGCCAAGCGGCCAGCGCCGACAAATGGATGGCGGCGGACAGCAACAAAGCCCGCCACCAGCGCCTGTCGTCGCGGTTCAGCAACGCATCGCCGCCCCCGGACGGCTGTACTGCCACCATGCCACCGCGCAGCACAGCAGATAGAACAGGAAGAACATCCCGAATGCCGGCAGAAAGCTGCCGAACCAGCTCAGCGAGGAACCGAAGGCCTTGGGAATCACGAAACCGCCGAAGGCCGCCATCACCGAACTGACATTCATCGCCGAAGCGCCGCGTCGGCCTCCTCTGGCATAAGCCTGCTGCAGGCTTTCGCCATGACGCTGCGCGTCGCGGCCGGCCTGGATCAGGAAGACCTTGGGCGCCAGCTGGTAGGACGAGCCGTTGCCGACGCCGGCGGCGAAAAAGATCAGCTGGAACATCGCCAGGAACAGCCAGAACGAACCGCCGCTGACCGCAGACGGCAGGCTCAGGTAGACGCCGACGGTGCCCAGCGCCATCAGCAGATTGCTGGCCACGGTGGCCACGCCGCCGCCGACGCGGTCGCCCATCCAGCCGCCCAGAGGACGCGACAGCGCGCACACCATGGGCCCGACGAATAGATAGGGGCTGGCGTCCACCTGGGGAAACATCGCGCGGGCGAGCAGCGGGAAGGCGGCGGAAAAACCGAGAAAGGTGCCGTAGCTGCCCATGTACAGCAAGCAGATATACCAGGTGTGCCCCTCGCGCATCGCGTCCAGCTGGTCGTGCGGCGTGATGCGCAGCTTGGGCAGGTCGTGCGCGTACAGCAGGCAGGCCGCGGCGATCAGCGCGATCAATGGCAGCCAGACGTAGGCGGCGTTCTGCAGCCAGACGAAATGCACCTCGCCGCCGCGGCCCCACACCTGGGGCTCGCCGGCCCAAGCGCCGAACAGCGGATACAGGATGCACAAGGGGATCAGCAGCTGCGCCACCGACACGCCCAGGTTGCCGAAACCGGCGTTGAGCCCCATCGCCAAGCCCTTCTCGGACCTGGGGAAGAAGAAGCTGGTATTGGACAAGTGGGACGCGCTGGCGCCGCCGCCTACGCCGCACAATCCCGCCACCAGCAGCAGCTGCCAGAACGGCGAGGCGATGTCCTGCACCACCCGGCCTACGCCCCAGGCCGGCAGCAGCAGCAATAGCGTCGATAGCCCCAGCCATAGGCCGCCGCCCACCCAGCTCCAGATCCACGAGTAGATCAAGCGCATCAGCGCGCCGACCAAGGGCGGAATCGACACCAGCAGGAACTGCTGCTGGCCGGAGATCAGGAAGCCGACCGCCGGCAGATTGACCACCACCATGCTCCACATCATCCAGATGTTGAAGTTGAGGTGCAGGGAAAACACGGACAGCCACAGATTGCGCCGGGCGATGCCGCGGCCGCGGCTCAGCCAGAAAATGACGTTTTCCGGCTCCCAACGCTTGATGCTTACGGTCATGACTCGACTTCCACAATGACAGAACGACGCGTCCGGACTGTCGCACGCAATCCAGTCGGCCAGGCGGCGCAGTATGCCATCCGCCCATGCCGGCGGACTTGCGCCGGATCAAGACCGGATTGGGCGCCTGTCCGCGATCGCTTCATGGAAGGCGCGCTCCGGCCGGGCGCGGGACGCGAGTCGAACGGCGCCCGCGCTCAAGCCGTTTCGCGCATCTTCAGCGCCTCGACGATGTCCACCGCCACGATGCGGCTGACGCCCTGCTCCTGCATGGTCACGCCCACCAGCTGCTCGGCCATTTCCATCGTCAGCCGGTTGTGTGAAATATAGAGGAACTGGGTGCGCTCGGACATCTGCTTGACCAGGTCGCAGAAGCGGCTGGTATTGGCGTCGTCCAGCGGCGCGTCCACCTCGTCCAAGAGGCAGAACGGCGCCGGATTCAGGGAAAACAACGAGAACACCAGGCTCATCGCGGTCAGGGCCTTCTCGCCGCCGGACAGCAGGTGGATGGTGCTGTTCTTCTTGCCCGGCGGCTGGGCGATGATCTGCACGCCGGCGTCCAGCAGGTCCTCGCCGGTCAACACCAGCTCGGCGCGGCCGCCGCCGAACAGGGTGGGGAAGAATTCGCGCATCTTGGCGTTGACCGCGTCGTAGGTGGTCTGCAGCATGTCGCGGGTTTCGCCGTCTATCTTGGCGATCGCCTCCTCCAG
This genomic window from Chromobacterium violaceum ATCC 12472 contains:
- a CDS encoding cell division protein ZipA C-terminal FtsZ-binding domain-containing protein, producing MSELQIGVLILGGGVIALVVGFNVFQEWRFRKRTQQAFARAHDDVLLDVPKNNVRDGVRADRMEPVLVDAELEPEDDALAFEPQFPEQAPVAREPAAHPARQEPAAPQFDVPVIDEEDEAELAMDSADHQALVVAMLDPSLDFIAEVVFHEPHELAAMPRFNVGKRTQLIGRTERGLWKVAEALPGTRYKQINVSMQMVDRSGAVTEQELAAFCQQVSRFAEDHDAAVSFPQRQQKLVAARELDRFCADVDVLIGINIVPRSAIEGARLRSFAEAAGLQLEPDGAFHYLADSGNTLYSLVAADQMPFTFHTLLDKSFPALTLLFDVPRVAGGVDVFDRAVHFARQLAQEFDAQLVDDNRRVLSETGLARIRDQLLHIYGSMDDRGIAPGSVAALRLFA
- a CDS encoding MarR family winged helix-turn-helix transcriptional regulator, with protein sequence MKKSDQASFLPVVRELSRTYQAFEQFASYNIRRLGLTPPQFDVVTTLGNSQGMNCKELSDHTLITKGTLTGVLDRLEDKGIVTRSMQPNDRRSVFVALTPYGQQLFNDAFPAHLDYMHNAFQQFGEQDLSGFCNELGRLRASFSQALEQQENTPA
- a CDS encoding energy transducer TonB yields the protein MVAVQPSGGGDALLNRDDRRWWRALLLSAAIHLSALAAWLALDGRATAPPADTAPLVLALRPAGSPSADRAAIRSDPARYGSPPPGRPAAAGGRRPGIGHPEAEKRRVGSPVPATPEWAGREWKTEPKDGVGPGGLAALTGGNRAGKTEGADTGALKGGGDSDASYAPAYLENPQPAYPERSRQLGEEGVVTLSVRAGVDGRVLAVTVARSSGFRRLDQAATDAVSRWRFVPAKRSGKPVESDWTVPVRFEVKGR
- a CDS encoding MFS transporter, whose product is MTVSIKRWEPENVIFWLSRGRGIARRNLWLSVFSLHLNFNIWMMWSMVVVNLPAVGFLISGQQQFLLVSIPPLVGALMRLIYSWIWSWVGGGLWLGLSTLLLLLPAWGVGRVVQDIASPFWQLLLVAGLCGVGGGASASHLSNTSFFFPRSEKGLAMGLNAGFGNLGVSVAQLLIPLCILYPLFGAWAGEPQVWGRGGEVHFVWLQNAAYVWLPLIALIAAACLLYAHDLPKLRITPHDQLDAMREGHTWYICLLYMGSYGTFLGFSAAFPLLARAMFPQVDASPYLFVGPMVCALSRPLGGWMGDRVGGGVATVASNLLMALGTVGVYLSLPSAVSGGSFWLFLAMFQLIFFAAGVGNGSSYQLAPKVFLIQAGRDAQRHGESLQQAYARGGRRGASAMNVSSVMAAFGGFVIPKAFGSSLSWFGSFLPAFGMFFLFYLLCCAVAWWQYSRPGAAMRC